One genomic window of Ottowia oryzae includes the following:
- a CDS encoding phosphoserine transaminase: MDKPAVRPRVPHFSSGPCAKRPGYDLANLDVSALGRSHRSALGKKLLGLACSETARILGLPEGFRVGIVPASDTGAMEMAMWSLLGPRGVDVLGWETFGLTWVKDLKDQLKLSDLNVYTAPYGALPDLSQVDSARDVVFAWNGTTSGVCVPDGEWIAADRQGLTLCDATSAAFSMDLPWDKLDVTTFSWQKALGGEGAHGMLVLSPRAVERLESYTPPWPMPKIFRMTSGGKLMESIFVGDVINTPSMLCVADYLDALAWADQLGGVPALIARSRASLKVIEDFVATHPWAHFLAQTEATRSWTSVCLTLDLPDDKVKQLAKLLEAEGVAYDINAYKDAPAGLRIWCGATVDPADVAALMPWVEWAYGQMAA, from the coding sequence ATGGATAAGCCCGCCGTTCGCCCCCGCGTCCCTCATTTTTCGTCCGGCCCGTGCGCCAAGCGCCCCGGCTACGACCTTGCCAACCTGGACGTGTCCGCGCTGGGCCGATCGCACCGCTCGGCGCTGGGCAAGAAGCTGCTGGGCCTGGCGTGCAGCGAAACGGCGCGCATCCTGGGCCTGCCTGAGGGCTTTCGCGTGGGCATCGTGCCCGCGTCGGACACGGGCGCGATGGAGATGGCCATGTGGTCGCTGCTGGGCCCGCGCGGCGTGGACGTGCTGGGCTGGGAAACGTTCGGTCTGACCTGGGTGAAGGACTTGAAGGACCAGCTCAAGCTGAGCGACCTGAACGTGTACACCGCGCCCTACGGCGCCCTGCCCGACCTGTCGCAGGTGGACAGCGCGCGCGACGTGGTCTTCGCCTGGAACGGCACGACCAGCGGCGTGTGCGTGCCAGATGGCGAATGGATCGCCGCCGACCGCCAAGGCCTGACGCTGTGCGACGCCACCAGCGCCGCCTTCAGCATGGATTTGCCGTGGGACAAGCTGGACGTGACCACCTTCTCCTGGCAAAAAGCGCTGGGCGGCGAAGGCGCGCACGGCATGCTGGTGCTCAGCCCCCGCGCCGTTGAACGGCTGGAAAGCTACACCCCGCCCTGGCCCATGCCGAAAATCTTCCGCATGACCTCGGGCGGCAAGCTGATGGAAAGCATCTTCGTGGGCGACGTGATCAACACGCCGTCGATGCTGTGCGTGGCCGATTACCTGGACGCACTGGCCTGGGCCGACCAGCTGGGCGGCGTGCCCGCGCTGATCGCGCGCAGCCGCGCCAGCCTGAAGGTGATCGAAGACTTTGTCGCCACGCACCCCTGGGCGCACTTTCTGGCGCAGACCGAGGCGACGCGCTCGTGGACCAGCGTGTGCCTGACGCTGGACCTGCCCGACGACAAGGTCAAGCAGCTGGCCAAACTGCTGGAAGCCGAAGGGGTGGCCTACGACATCAACGCCTACAAAGACGCCCCCGCCGGCCTGCGCATCTGGTGCGGCGCCACGGTAGACCCGGCCGACGTGGCCGCGCTGATGCCGTGGGTGGAATGGGCGTACGGGCAGATGGCGGCCTGA
- the pyrF gene encoding orotidine-5'-phosphate decarboxylase, whose translation MNFLDQLRAAESQNQSMLCVGLDPEPTRFPAGIARDPEGIYAFCTAIVEATADLAMAFKPQIAYFAAHRAEAQLERLMRRMREIAPHVPIILDAKRGDIGSTAEQYAAEAFDRYGADAVTLSPFMGFDSVQPYLRYKNKGAFLLCRTSNPGGDDLQNQRLASVQGQPLLYEHVARLAQGPWNLNGQLGLVVGATYPQEIERVRALAPTLPLLIPGVGAQGGDAAATVKAGWRGDAAGATTGPVIVNSSRAILYASSGADFADAARAAALATRATLQAARASVG comes from the coding sequence ATGAACTTTCTCGATCAGTTGCGCGCGGCCGAAAGCCAGAACCAGTCCATGCTGTGCGTCGGCCTGGACCCGGAGCCCACCCGTTTTCCTGCCGGCATCGCGCGCGACCCGGAAGGCATCTACGCCTTCTGCACCGCCATCGTCGAAGCCACGGCCGACCTGGCCATGGCCTTCAAGCCGCAGATCGCCTACTTCGCCGCGCACCGCGCCGAGGCGCAGCTGGAGCGGCTGATGCGCCGCATGCGCGAGATCGCCCCGCACGTGCCCATCATCCTGGACGCCAAGCGCGGCGACATCGGCAGCACCGCCGAGCAGTACGCCGCCGAGGCGTTCGACCGCTACGGCGCCGACGCCGTCACACTGTCACCCTTCATGGGCTTTGATTCGGTGCAGCCCTACCTGCGCTACAAGAACAAGGGCGCCTTCCTGCTGTGCCGCACCAGCAACCCCGGCGGCGACGATCTGCAAAACCAGCGCCTGGCCAGCGTGCAAGGCCAGCCGCTGCTGTACGAACACGTCGCCCGCCTGGCCCAAGGCCCCTGGAACCTGAACGGCCAGCTGGGCCTGGTGGTGGGCGCCACCTACCCGCAAGAGATCGAGCGCGTGCGCGCGCTGGCCCCCACGCTGCCCCTGCTGATCCCCGGCGTGGGCGCGCAGGGCGGCGATGCGGCCGCCACCGTCAAGGCGGGCTGGCGCGGCGACGCGGCGGGTGCCACCACCGGCCCCGTCATCGTCAACAGCTCGCGCGCGATCTTGTACGCCAGCAGCGGCGCCGACTTTGCCGACGCGGCGCGCGCTGCGGCGCTGGCCACGCGCGCCACGCTGCAGGCGGCGCGTGCCTCGGTGGGCTGA
- a CDS encoding DUF2254 domain-containing protein, which produces MNAWRFWLKKLTRRIWFRSVVYSICGVLLALVARFLAPLLPDGFESNVGQDAVGSILQILAASMLAVTTFSLTTMVGAYSGASQATPRSTQLLMADSTSQEALSTFLGAFLFSIVGIIALSTGYYGERGRLILFVGTLAVVLLIAITLLRWISHITGFGRTSDTINRVESATLAAIGEFRRSPHLGARPATAIPPGAHAIYTAAPGYVTQINVKALQARARQHEVNVHVVALPGTLVHPNRPLLWVTGDAPDDADQAAWASAFELNPRRMFDHDPRLGLIALSEIACRALPPTSNDYGTAIDAINALQRVFFSILAPAEDADQAASIDRNDEGRVFMPQPSLDDMVEDAFRAVARDGATAIEVMTRLCKALEGLAAASPEKAEPFRAMARQAVARASLVMPYEPDQRAL; this is translated from the coding sequence ATGAACGCTTGGCGATTCTGGTTGAAAAAGCTCACGCGGCGCATCTGGTTCCGCTCGGTCGTCTACAGCATCTGCGGTGTGTTGCTGGCGCTGGTGGCGCGGTTTCTGGCGCCGTTGCTGCCCGACGGGTTTGAGTCCAACGTGGGGCAGGACGCGGTCGGCTCCATCCTCCAGATTCTGGCGGCCTCGATGCTGGCGGTGACCACGTTTTCACTCACGACGATGGTCGGCGCGTATTCCGGCGCGTCGCAGGCCACGCCGCGATCCACGCAGCTGCTGATGGCCGATTCCACGTCGCAAGAAGCGCTGTCAACTTTCCTGGGCGCCTTTCTTTTCTCCATCGTCGGCATCATTGCGTTGTCTACCGGGTACTACGGCGAGCGCGGGCGGCTCATCCTCTTCGTGGGCACGCTGGCCGTGGTGCTGCTGATCGCGATCACGCTGCTGCGGTGGATTTCGCACATCACGGGCTTTGGCCGCACGTCAGACACCATCAACCGCGTGGAAAGCGCGACGCTGGCGGCCATCGGGGAGTTCCGCCGCTCGCCGCATCTGGGCGCGCGCCCGGCCACGGCGATCCCGCCGGGCGCCCACGCCATCTACACCGCCGCGCCCGGCTACGTCACGCAGATCAACGTCAAGGCGCTGCAGGCCAGGGCGCGCCAGCACGAGGTGAACGTGCACGTGGTCGCCCTGCCGGGTACCTTGGTGCACCCGAATCGCCCGCTGCTGTGGGTGACCGGCGATGCGCCAGACGACGCCGATCAAGCCGCCTGGGCCAGCGCGTTCGAGCTGAACCCGCGAAGGATGTTCGACCACGACCCACGCCTGGGCCTGATCGCCCTGTCCGAAATCGCGTGCCGCGCGCTGCCGCCAACCAGCAACGACTACGGCACCGCGATCGACGCGATCAACGCCTTGCAGCGGGTGTTTTTCTCGATCCTCGCGCCTGCCGAGGATGCCGACCAAGCCGCCAGCATCGACCGTAACGACGAAGGGCGCGTCTTCATGCCCCAGCCGTCGCTGGACGACATGGTGGAGGACGCCTTCCGCGCCGTGGCCCGCGACGGTGCCACGGCGATCGAGGTCATGACGCGCCTGTGCAAGGCGCTGGAAGGCCTGGCTGCCGCATCGCCGGAGAAGGCCGAACCCTTCCGGGCGATGGCGCGCCAGGCCGTGGCACGCGCCAGCCTGGTCATGCCATACGAGCCTGACCAGCGGGCGCTGTAG
- a CDS encoding M48 family metallopeptidase: MYKVMQRLVPQVATFRPDAARWPWQLVLINEDTVNAHVMAGGKITFYTGLIRKLKLTDDEIAAVMGHEMAHALREHSREKMSQSAAGDLAVSIGGALLGLGSGATQMASMGKQLALDLPFSRSMESEADLYGLELAARAGYDPRAAVTLWQKMAQLGGGGGPAFMSTHPASADRIAALQASVPRVMPLYEAARVQR, encoded by the coding sequence GTGTACAAGGTCATGCAGCGGCTGGTGCCGCAGGTGGCCACGTTTCGGCCCGACGCCGCCCGCTGGCCGTGGCAGCTGGTGCTGATCAACGAAGACACCGTCAACGCGCACGTGATGGCGGGCGGCAAGATCACCTTCTACACCGGCCTGATCCGCAAGCTGAAGCTGACCGACGACGAGATCGCCGCCGTGATGGGCCACGAGATGGCGCATGCGCTGCGCGAGCATTCGCGCGAGAAGATGTCGCAATCGGCCGCGGGCGACCTGGCCGTGTCGATCGGCGGCGCCTTGCTGGGCCTGGGCAGCGGCGCCACGCAGATGGCCAGCATGGGCAAGCAGCTGGCGCTGGATTTGCCCTTTTCGCGCAGCATGGAGAGCGAGGCCGACCTGTACGGCCTGGAATTGGCCGCCCGCGCCGGTTACGACCCGCGCGCGGCCGTCACGCTGTGGCAGAAGATGGCGCAGCTGGGCGGCGGAGGCGGCCCGGCCTTCATGTCGACCCACCCGGCATCGGCCGACCGCATCGCCGCGCTGCAAGCCAGCGTGCCGCGCGTGATGCCCTTGTACGAAGCGGCGCGCGTGCAGCGCTGA
- the uvrA gene encoding excinuclease ABC subunit UvrA yields MPIDARGGAEEPTRSLAQALREPRISIRGARTHNLKNIDIDLPRNQLVVITGLSGSGKSSLAFDTLYAEGQRRYVESLSAYARQFLQLMDKPDVDLIEGLSPAIAIEQKATSHNPRSTVGTVTEIHDYLRLLFARAGTPYCPDHHLPLTVQTVSQMVDHVLALPEDTKLMILAPVARDKKGEFTELFEQMQAQGYVRFRIDGQIVDATELPTLKKAEKHDIDVVIDRLKVREDMRSRLADSFEAALRVADGRAIALEMDSGKEHLFNSKFACPVCGYSIPELEPRLFSFNAPAGACPTCDGLGVTDHFDPERVVAFPSLSLASGAIKGWDRRNGYYFALIEGLAKHYKFDVDTPFEDLPAKVQQVVLHGSGDEAIKFAYTFDSGAQAGKQVSKKHPFEGVLPNMVRRYRETDSTVVREELARYRGQQPCPDCGGTRLRREARNVFVGEGEQRRAIFEVSHVTLGEAKHYFDTLQLDGAKAEIADKVVREIGNRLRFLNDVGLNYLSLDRSADTLSGGESQRIRLASQIGSGLTGVMYVLDEPSIGLHQRDNDRLIGTLQHLRDLGNSVLVVEHDEDMMRAADQLIDMGPGAGVHGGQVMAQGTFDEVAASPKSVTGQFLRGERRIDIPKRRAPSYSNDSSQRTPDGRQDGVLPEIEGRIRIVGASGNNLKNVSVDFPVGLLTCVTGVSGSGKSTLVNDTLYTAAAHTIHRAHAEAAPHEAIEGLEQFDKVIAVDQSPIGRTPRSNPATYTGLFTPIRDLMAEVPMARERGYGPGRFSFNVPQSSGGGRCEACQGDGVVKVEMHFLPDVYVPCDVCHGQRYNRETLEVQWKGRNIAQILQMTVEEAHAFFKDQPTLARKLQTLLDVGLSYVTLGQSATTLSGGEAQRVKLALELSKRDTGRTLYVLDEPTTGLHFADIELLLKVLQQLRDAGNTIVVIEHNLDVIKTADWLIDMGPEGGAGGGTVVVQGTPEQVAANPASHTGHYLRPYLRLP; encoded by the coding sequence TTGCCCATCGACGCCCGCGGCGGCGCCGAAGAACCGACCCGATCGCTTGCGCAGGCCCTGCGCGAGCCGCGCATCAGCATCCGCGGGGCGCGCACCCACAACCTGAAGAACATCGACATCGACCTGCCACGCAACCAGCTGGTGGTGATCACCGGGCTGTCCGGCTCGGGCAAGTCGTCGCTGGCCTTTGACACGCTGTACGCCGAGGGGCAGCGCCGCTATGTGGAAAGCTTGTCTGCCTACGCGCGGCAGTTTCTGCAGCTGATGGATAAGCCCGATGTGGATCTGATCGAGGGCCTGTCGCCCGCCATCGCCATCGAGCAGAAGGCCACCAGCCACAACCCGCGCTCTACCGTGGGCACGGTGACCGAAATCCACGACTACCTGCGCTTGCTGTTCGCGCGCGCGGGCACGCCGTACTGCCCCGACCACCACCTGCCGCTCACGGTGCAAACCGTCAGCCAGATGGTGGACCACGTGCTGGCGCTGCCCGAAGACACCAAGTTGATGATCCTGGCGCCCGTGGCGCGCGACAAGAAGGGCGAATTCACCGAGCTGTTCGAGCAGATGCAGGCGCAGGGCTACGTGCGCTTTCGTATCGACGGCCAAATCGTCGATGCGACCGAGCTGCCCACGCTGAAAAAGGCCGAAAAGCACGACATCGACGTGGTCATCGACCGGCTGAAGGTGCGCGAGGACATGCGCTCGCGCCTGGCCGACAGCTTTGAAGCCGCGCTGCGCGTGGCCGACGGGCGCGCCATCGCGCTGGAGATGGACAGCGGCAAGGAACACCTGTTCAACAGCAAGTTCGCCTGCCCGGTGTGCGGCTACTCCATCCCTGAGCTGGAGCCGCGCCTGTTCTCATTCAACGCGCCCGCTGGCGCCTGCCCGACCTGCGACGGCCTGGGCGTGACCGACCATTTCGACCCCGAGCGCGTGGTGGCCTTCCCCTCGCTCAGCCTGGCCAGTGGCGCCATCAAGGGCTGGGACCGGCGCAACGGCTACTACTTTGCGCTGATCGAAGGGCTGGCCAAGCACTACAAGTTCGACGTTGATACGCCGTTTGAAGACCTGCCCGCCAAGGTGCAGCAGGTGGTGCTGCACGGCTCGGGCGACGAGGCAATCAAGTTCGCCTACACCTTCGACAGCGGCGCGCAGGCCGGCAAGCAGGTCAGCAAGAAGCACCCCTTTGAAGGCGTGCTGCCCAACATGGTGCGCCGCTACCGCGAAACCGATTCGACCGTGGTGCGCGAAGAATTGGCGCGCTACCGCGGCCAGCAACCCTGCCCCGACTGCGGCGGCACGCGGCTGCGGCGCGAGGCGCGCAACGTGTTCGTGGGCGAAGGCGAGCAGCGCCGCGCCATCTTTGAAGTCAGCCACGTCACGCTGGGCGAGGCCAAGCACTACTTCGACACGCTGCAGCTGGACGGCGCCAAGGCCGAGATCGCCGACAAGGTGGTGCGCGAGATCGGCAACCGCCTGCGCTTCCTGAACGACGTGGGCCTGAATTACCTGAGCCTGGACCGCAGCGCCGACACGCTTTCGGGCGGCGAATCGCAGCGCATCCGCCTGGCCAGCCAGATCGGCAGCGGCCTCACGGGCGTGATGTACGTGCTGGATGAGCCCAGCATCGGCCTGCACCAGCGCGACAACGACCGCCTGATCGGCACGCTGCAGCACCTGCGCGACCTGGGCAACAGCGTGCTGGTGGTCGAGCACGACGAAGACATGATGCGCGCGGCCGACCAGCTGATCGACATGGGCCCCGGCGCGGGCGTGCACGGCGGGCAGGTCATGGCGCAGGGCACGTTCGACGAAGTGGCGGCGTCGCCCAAGTCGGTGACGGGCCAGTTCTTGCGCGGCGAGCGGCGCATCGACATTCCGAAGCGGCGCGCGCCAAGCTATTCAAACGATAGCAGCCAGCGCACACCGGACGGGCGCCAGGACGGTGTTTTGCCTGAAATCGAAGGGCGCATCCGCATCGTGGGCGCCAGCGGCAACAACCTCAAGAACGTCAGCGTCGACTTCCCGGTGGGCCTGCTGACCTGCGTGACGGGCGTGTCCGGCTCGGGCAAATCCACGCTGGTCAACGACACGCTGTACACCGCCGCGGCGCACACCATCCACCGCGCGCACGCCGAGGCCGCCCCGCACGAGGCGATCGAGGGGCTCGAGCAGTTCGACAAGGTGATCGCGGTGGACCAAAGCCCCATCGGCCGCACCCCGCGCAGCAACCCCGCCACCTACACCGGCCTTTTCACGCCGATCCGTGACCTGATGGCCGAAGTGCCCATGGCGCGCGAGCGCGGCTACGGCCCCGGGCGCTTTTCCTTCAACGTGCCGCAAAGCAGCGGCGGCGGCCGTTGCGAAGCCTGCCAGGGTGACGGCGTGGTGAAGGTGGAAATGCACTTCCTGCCCGACGTGTACGTGCCCTGCGACGTGTGCCACGGCCAGCGCTACAACCGCGAAACGCTGGAAGTGCAGTGGAAGGGCCGCAACATCGCCCAGATCCTGCAAATGACGGTGGAAGAAGCGCACGCCTTCTTCAAGGACCAGCCCACGCTGGCGCGCAAGCTGCAAACCCTGCTGGACGTGGGCCTCTCCTACGTCACCCTGGGCCAGAGCGCGACCACGCTGTCGGGCGGCGAAGCCCAGCGCGTGAAGCTGGCGCTGGAGCTGAGCAAGCGCGACACGGGCCGCACCCTGTACGTGCTGGACGAGCCCACCACCGGCCTGCACTTTGCCGACATCGAGCTGCTGCTGAAAGTGCTGCAACAGTTGCGCGACGCGGGCAACACCATCGTGGTGATCGAACACAACCTGGACGTCATCAAGACCGCCGACTGGCTGATCGACATGGGCCCCGAAGGCGGCGCCGGCGGTGGCACCGTGGTGGTGCAAGGCACGCCAGAGCAGGTGGCCGCCAACCCGGCCAGCCACACCGGGCATTACCTGCGGCCTTATCTGCGCCTGCCCTAG
- a CDS encoding dicarboxylate/amino acid:cation symporter produces MLTAEELEASAHAPRHLPWYKVLYVQVLIAIVLGILLGQFWPSLGEQMKPLGDAFIKLVKMIIAPVIFLTVVTGIAGMSNMRAVGRVAGKAMAYFLTFSTLALIIGMIVANTLQPGHGMHIDPASLDASKVTTYVNKAHDSTITGFLMNIIPETLVSPLVGGDILQVLFIAILFGVSLAMVGDRGAPVFNLLNALAVPVFKVVAILMRFAPIGAFGAMAFTIGKYGIHSIGNLAYLVATFYVTSLLFVLVVLGAVARACGFSILKLIRYLKDELLLVLGTSSSESALPNLMHKMEAAGCGKPVVGLVIPMGYSFNLDGTNIYMTLAALFIAQALDIQLTLTHQIVLLLVAMLSSKGAAGVTGAGFITLAATLAVVPEVPVAGMALILGVDRFMSECRSLTNFVGNAVATVVVSKWDKQLDTARLNEVLNNPGLVREPALQAASAAD; encoded by the coding sequence ATGTTGACTGCCGAAGAACTGGAAGCCTCGGCCCACGCGCCCCGCCATTTGCCCTGGTACAAGGTGCTTTATGTCCAGGTGCTGATTGCCATCGTCCTGGGCATCTTGCTGGGGCAGTTCTGGCCCAGCCTGGGCGAGCAGATGAAGCCGCTGGGCGATGCCTTCATCAAACTGGTCAAGATGATCATCGCGCCGGTGATCTTTCTCACCGTGGTCACCGGCATCGCCGGCATGAGCAACATGCGCGCCGTGGGCCGCGTGGCGGGCAAGGCCATGGCGTACTTCCTCACCTTCTCGACGCTGGCGCTGATCATCGGCATGATCGTGGCCAACACGCTGCAGCCTGGCCACGGCATGCACATCGACCCGGCTTCGCTGGATGCGTCCAAGGTCACTACGTACGTCAACAAGGCGCACGATTCGACCATCACCGGCTTCTTGATGAACATCATCCCCGAGACGCTGGTCAGCCCGCTGGTGGGGGGCGACATCCTGCAGGTGCTGTTCATCGCGATCCTGTTTGGCGTTTCGCTGGCCATGGTGGGCGACCGTGGCGCGCCGGTATTCAACCTGCTTAACGCGCTGGCAGTGCCGGTGTTCAAGGTCGTCGCCATCCTGATGCGCTTTGCGCCCATCGGCGCGTTCGGCGCGATGGCCTTCACCATCGGCAAGTACGGCATCCACTCCATCGGCAACCTGGCCTACCTGGTGGCCACGTTCTACGTCACCTCGCTGCTGTTCGTGCTGGTGGTGCTGGGCGCCGTGGCGCGCGCGTGCGGCTTCTCCATCCTCAAGCTGATCCGCTACCTCAAGGATGAGCTGCTGCTGGTGCTGGGCACCAGCTCGTCGGAATCTGCCCTGCCCAACCTGATGCACAAGATGGAAGCGGCCGGCTGCGGCAAGCCGGTCGTGGGCCTGGTGATCCCCATGGGCTATTCGTTCAACCTGGACGGCACCAACATCTACATGACGCTGGCGGCGCTGTTCATCGCGCAGGCGCTGGACATCCAGCTCACCCTCACGCACCAGATCGTGCTGCTGCTGGTGGCCATGCTCAGCTCCAAAGGCGCAGCGGGTGTCACGGGCGCGGGTTTCATCACCCTGGCAGCCACGCTGGCGGTGGTGCCCGAGGTGCCAGTGGCCGGCATGGCGCTGATCCTGGGGGTGGACCGCTTCATGTCCGAATGCCGTTCGCTGACCAACTTCGTGGGCAACGCCGTGGCCACGGTGGTGGTTTCCAAATGGGACAAGCAGCTGGATACCGCCCGCCTGAATGAGGTGCTGAACAACCCCGGCCTGGTGCGAGAACCAGCGCTGCAAGCCGCGTCGGCCGCCGACTGA